The following are encoded together in the Bos indicus isolate NIAB-ARS_2022 breed Sahiwal x Tharparkar chromosome 29, NIAB-ARS_B.indTharparkar_mat_pri_1.0, whole genome shotgun sequence genome:
- the FAM181B gene encoding protein FAM181B — MAVQAALLSTHPFVPFGFGGSPDGLGGAFGALDKGCCFEDEETGTPAGALLAGAESGDAREATRDLLSFIDSASSNIKLALDKPGKSKRKVNHRKYLQKQIKRCSGLMGAAPPGPPSPGAADTPAKRPLAGAQTVPVPVPAHGKAAPRREASQAAAAASLQSRSLAALFDSLRHVPGGADPAGVAEAAPAAGLVRGDAAGSAGGPAVPGARKVPLRARNLPPSFFTEPSRAGGCVCGPSGPGVSLGDLEKGSEAAEFFELLGPDYGAGTEAGALLAAEPLDVFPAGAAVLRGPPELEPGLFDPQPAMVGSLLYPEPWSAPGGPATKKPPLPAPGGGLTLNEPLRSVYPAAADSPGGDDGPGLLASFTPFFSDCALPPAPPPQQVSYDYSAGYSRTAFAGLWRPDGAWEGAPGEEGAPRD, encoded by the coding sequence ATGGCAGTCCAGGCGGCGCTCCTCAGCACGCACCCCTTCGTCCCCTTCGGCTTCGGGGGCTCCCCGGACGGGCTGGGAGGCGCCTTCGGAGCCCTGGACAAGGGCTGCTGTTTCGAGGATGAGGAGACCGGGACGCCGGCGGGCGCGCTGCTGGCGGGCGCCGAGAGCGGGGATGCGCGCGAGGCTACCCGCGACCTGCTCAGCTTCATCGACTCCGCGTCTAGCAACATCAAGCTGGCCCTGGACAAGCCCGGCAAGTCGAAGCGGAAGGTGAACCACCGCAAGTACCTGCAGAAGCAGATCAAGCGCTGCAGCGGCCTCATGGGCGCCGCGCCCCCGGGCCCGCCCTCCCCGGGCGCCGCCGACACGCCCGCCAAGCGGCCCCTCGCCGGCGCCCAGACGGTCCCGGTCCCGGTCCCGGCCCACGGCAAGGCGGCTCCCCGGCGGGAGGCGTCGCAGGCCGCGGCGGCCGCCAGCCTACAGAGCCGGAGCCTGGCCGCGCTCTTCGACTCGCTGCGCCACGTCCCCGGGGGCGCCGATCCGGCCGGGGTTGCGGAGGCGGCGCCCGCGGCCGGGCTCGTGAGAGGGGACGCGGCCGGCTCCGCGGGCGGCCCGGCGGTCCCCGGCGCCAGGAAGGTCCCGCTGCGGGCCCGCAACCTGCCGCCGTCCTTCTTCACCGAGCCGTCCCGGGCGGGCGGCTGCGTGTGCGGCCCGTCGGGGCCCGGCGTGAGCCTGGGCGACTTGGAGAAGGGCTCAGAGGCCGCCGAGTTCTTCGAGCTTCTGGGGCCCGACTACGGCGCGGGCACCGAGGCGGGTGCCTTACTTGCCGCGGAGCCTCTCGATGTGTTCCCCGCCGGGGCCGCCGTCCTGCGGGGACCCCCGGAGCTGGAGCCCGGCCTCTTCGACCCCCAGCCCGCGATGGTGGGGAGCCTACTGTACCCCGAGCCCTGGAGCGCCCCGGGCGGCCCCGCGACCAAAAAGCCGCCCCTGCCCGCGCCTGGCGGTGGCTTGACCTTGAACGAGCCCTTGCGCTCCGTTTACCCCGCCGCCGCGGACTCTCCGGGCGGGGACGACGGGCCCGGCCTCTTGGCCTCGTTCACCCCCTTCTTCTCAGACTGCGCTCTGCCCCCGGCGCCGCCGCCCCAACAGGTGTCCTACGACTACAGCGCGGGCTACAGCCGCACGGCGTTCGCCGGCCTTTGGAGACCCGACGGGGCTTGGGAAGGGGCGCCCGGGGAGGAGGGGGCGCCCCGGGACTGA